In Alkalihalobacterium alkalinitrilicum, a genomic segment contains:
- a CDS encoding GNAT family N-acetyltransferase gives MDIEISFINMLSDTQKEQVWDLLCECDREFIPPLSARNSSYQGVLSGTTATDELPTAYYKEMLGQLFLVAEYQENIIGFMTFKHNYECEELKKVLPNNYITTICVNKDIRNKGITKKFYHFMENKLPEEYRLPYITTRTWNANVAHIRVLEKLGFKVEETLLNHRGEGIDTIYFSKLQS, from the coding sequence ATGGATATCGAAATTTCATTTATAAATATGTTAAGTGATACGCAAAAAGAACAAGTTTGGGACCTTCTTTGTGAATGTGATCGTGAATTTATTCCGCCACTCTCGGCAAGGAATAGTTCGTATCAAGGAGTTTTAAGTGGTACTACTGCTACAGATGAATTACCGACTGCTTATTATAAAGAAATGTTAGGTCAATTGTTCTTAGTTGCTGAATATCAAGAAAACATTATCGGATTTATGACCTTTAAACATAATTATGAATGTGAAGAGTTAAAAAAGGTGTTGCCCAATAACTATATTACGACAATTTGTGTAAATAAGGATATTCGAAATAAAGGTATAACTAAGAAGTTCTATCACTTTATGGAGAATAAACTACCAGAAGAGTATCGCTTACCATACATAACTACACGTACCTGGAACGCTAATGTGGCACATATTCGAGTGCTAGAAAAATTGGGGTTTAAAGTAGAGGAAACTTTGCTTAATCATCGTGGAGAAGGTATTGATACGATTTATTTTTCAAAGTTACAATCGTAA
- a CDS encoding methyltransferase domain-containing protein, with product MIETLVSGFIGEKDCITDVLGVLESSNTFLINIYGEHGVGKSSLLKKIQDSSPNHTMDYMEIDREENFFDEIIESCNSKHVILLDDVDNRFSSNEFKGHLLSIYSQYNDVRIICTSKYKFFVETVPGIQVFDYEIGNRLFTYEQFEEFVQHQQIKKEDIGETILKNLYLFATYCRNFNIVMEVLDEIKIRVEEQNKSITPRQFLEIIMKSHLFSKVNRDLVIDSKNVEDSDYLFTIRIKDKIEKLRDVILEYYPDEQVLYEVMKNQFNSSFVEEAFTLPIPYEDKVLNICLSYDPIDLLVNLLGPRDIIIELKERKLGEASLTYSIEDKAKQILKNIGLNILDKPKGIEYFYHRFMNNNQLLNEDTIGRLNKEYIIGLGITLFQDLESVLYEMLNFYSNYLCGSMRNFFEIYNREVGQNIHQQRITFGQYIGLFHFMNNLAKDERYQLKLININRNYIINKKIINKLENISSYRSFFSHYQKVQNFEVPYKTYRKRISKLYVSAIDVMEEMIASDIFPEIIKIKQVVFDEFGRRLYIGSNWKDAEVRFSLSNSSLNIDIYSHYYILRKKQSLAINPVIIPRYFNDKKDLNYNGENYQKSSDTQYKQGNKLISYVNAEGLDRALDVGCGNGLTTLELYEKWPQLQIDAFDLSESMIDVAIENRQQRGIQENNVNFYVLNALDLDESNQYDLVFSNATLHWVTDSNLMYQKLYDALRTGGKLNVHQGGADCYKGLHDIVRMAIDELDLQMYYQNWTYPIYYPTKNEYENLLNSIGFRDVKVISEETDGKEYSNLVENFANAGMLPYFLQLPDDNIKNKLRNHYYKLANSLPVDQYTHRLYALAKK from the coding sequence ATGATTGAGACACTTGTTAGTGGGTTTATTGGAGAAAAGGATTGTATTACAGATGTCCTAGGAGTACTAGAAAGCAGTAATACTTTTCTTATCAATATTTACGGGGAACATGGGGTAGGGAAATCGAGCTTACTAAAGAAAATTCAAGATTCTAGTCCAAACCATACAATGGATTACATGGAAATTGATCGCGAAGAAAACTTCTTTGACGAAATCATTGAAAGCTGCAATTCAAAACATGTCATTTTGTTAGATGACGTTGACAATCGTTTTTCAAGCAACGAATTTAAGGGACACTTACTAAGTATTTATTCTCAGTATAATGATGTAAGAATTATTTGTACTAGTAAATATAAATTTTTTGTAGAAACGGTACCTGGAATACAAGTATTTGACTATGAAATTGGGAACCGTTTATTTACATATGAACAATTTGAAGAGTTTGTTCAACACCAACAGATAAAAAAAGAAGATATCGGTGAGACTATCTTAAAAAATCTGTATCTATTTGCAACGTATTGCCGTAATTTTAATATTGTTATGGAAGTTTTAGATGAAATTAAAATTCGTGTGGAGGAGCAAAATAAATCTATAACGCCACGTCAGTTTTTAGAAATTATAATGAAATCTCATTTATTCTCAAAGGTTAATCGTGATCTAGTTATTGATTCTAAAAATGTTGAGGACAGTGATTATTTATTTACAATTCGCATAAAAGATAAAATTGAAAAGTTAAGAGACGTTATTTTAGAGTATTACCCTGATGAACAAGTATTATATGAAGTAATGAAAAATCAGTTTAACTCTTCATTCGTCGAAGAGGCGTTTACTCTACCAATTCCATACGAAGATAAAGTGTTAAATATATGCTTGTCTTATGATCCTATTGATCTATTAGTTAACTTATTAGGTCCAAGAGATATCATCATTGAATTGAAAGAACGTAAATTAGGGGAAGCTTCATTAACATACTCCATTGAAGACAAAGCTAAGCAAATTTTGAAAAATATTGGATTAAATATTTTGGATAAACCAAAAGGGATCGAATATTTTTACCATCGATTTATGAACAATAATCAACTATTGAATGAAGATACTATTGGTAGATTAAATAAAGAGTATATTATTGGATTAGGTATAACGCTTTTTCAAGATTTAGAAAGTGTATTATACGAAATGCTTAATTTTTATTCCAATTATCTATGTGGTTCGATGAGAAATTTCTTTGAGATATACAATCGTGAGGTAGGTCAAAACATCCATCAACAAAGAATTACATTTGGGCAATATATCGGGCTATTTCATTTTATGAATAATTTAGCGAAAGATGAAAGGTACCAGCTGAAACTCATTAATATCAACCGTAACTATATTATCAATAAGAAAATTATTAATAAGTTGGAGAATATTTCGAGCTACCGTTCTTTCTTTTCGCATTATCAAAAAGTACAAAACTTTGAAGTCCCGTACAAAACGTATAGAAAAAGAATTTCAAAACTGTATGTATCTGCAATCGATGTTATGGAAGAAATGATCGCTTCGGATATTTTTCCAGAGATTATAAAAATAAAACAGGTTGTATTTGACGAATTTGGTAGAAGGCTATATATCGGTTCAAATTGGAAAGATGCCGAAGTTCGTTTTAGTCTTTCAAATTCCAGCTTGAATATCGATATTTATTCCCATTACTACATTTTAAGAAAGAAACAAAGTTTAGCCATTAACCCAGTCATTATTCCGAGATACTTTAATGATAAGAAAGATCTAAACTATAACGGTGAAAACTATCAAAAATCTTCTGATACACAGTATAAGCAGGGTAATAAGTTGATTAGTTATGTCAATGCTGAAGGTTTAGACCGTGCGCTAGATGTTGGTTGTGGTAATGGTCTAACTACATTAGAATTATACGAAAAATGGCCACAACTACAAATTGATGCTTTCGATCTATCTGAGAGCATGATTGACGTAGCTATTGAAAATCGTCAACAACGTGGAATTCAAGAAAATAACGTTAATTTCTACGTGTTGAATGCTTTAGATTTAGACGAGAGTAATCAATACGACCTAGTATTCAGTAATGCAACATTACACTGGGTGACAGATAGTAATTTAATGTATCAAAAACTATATGATGCATTAAGAACAGGTGGGAAACTAAATGTTCATCAAGGTGGAGCAGATTGCTATAAAGGATTACATGATATAGTAAGAATGGCAATAGATGAATTAGATTTACAAATGTATTATCAAAACTGGACGTACCCAATCTATTATCCTACTAAAAATGAATATGAAAATTTACTCAATTCAATAGGATTTAGAGACGTGAAAGTTATTAGTGAAGAGACCGATGGTAAGGAGTATTCGAATTTAGTTGAAAATTTTGCGAACGCTGGAATGTTACCTTACTTTTTACAATTACCAGATGATAACATTAAAAATAAGTTAAGAAATCATTATTATAAGTTAGCTAATTCACTACCTGTTGATCAATATACACATCGTTTGTATGCTCTAGCAAAGAAGTAA
- a CDS encoding lipoate--protein ligase family protein codes for MMKETWRFIDSGFCSPAYNMALDEALLNWHSEGIIPPTIRFYGWNPATLSIGYFQKVEKEINMDAVKEYGLGFVRRPTGGRGVLHDKELTYSVIVSEDHPDMPKTVTEAYRVISQGLLEGFKLLGLETYFSIPKTQQEKDALKNPRSAVCFDAPSWYELVVEGRKVAGSAQTRQKGVILQHGSIILDLDEDQLFDLFKYPSERVRERLQKNFKNKAVAINELRTSPVSYEEAKTAFKKGFEEGLNIQLEPYTITKREEELVQEIMEQRYENEDWNFRK; via the coding sequence ATTATGAAGGAAACGTGGCGGTTTATTGATTCTGGCTTTTGTTCACCTGCTTATAATATGGCATTAGACGAAGCTTTATTGAATTGGCATAGTGAGGGTATCATCCCACCTACGATCCGTTTTTATGGTTGGAACCCCGCAACATTATCAATCGGGTATTTCCAAAAAGTAGAAAAAGAAATTAATATGGATGCTGTAAAGGAATATGGGTTAGGCTTTGTTCGTAGGCCAACAGGTGGTAGAGGAGTTCTACATGATAAAGAACTGACTTATAGTGTCATTGTTTCTGAAGATCATCCTGATATGCCTAAAACTGTGACTGAAGCGTACCGTGTCATTTCTCAAGGACTATTGGAAGGTTTTAAGCTGTTAGGATTAGAAACCTATTTTTCGATTCCGAAAACTCAGCAAGAAAAAGATGCATTGAAAAACCCTCGCTCTGCTGTTTGTTTTGATGCACCCTCGTGGTATGAATTAGTAGTAGAAGGTAGAAAGGTCGCTGGAAGTGCGCAAACGCGACAAAAAGGAGTTATCTTGCAACACGGTTCCATTATATTAGATTTAGATGAAGATCAATTATTTGACTTGTTTAAATACCCGAGTGAACGTGTACGAGAACGATTACAAAAAAACTTTAAAAATAAAGCTGTTGCTATTAATGAATTAAGAACTTCACCTGTAAGTTATGAGGAAGCAAAAACTGCTTTTAAAAAGGGTTTTGAAGAAGGGTTAAATATTCAATTAGAGCCTTATACTATCACCAAACGTGAGGAAGAGCTGGTTCAAGAAATAATGGAACAGCGTTACGAAAACGAAGATTGGAATTTTAGGAAATAA
- a CDS encoding rhodanese-like domain-containing protein, translated as MEWILWAILLGLLVFIIVKRLIKPKYLTELTQEDFIKGYRKAQLIDVREPKEYDGGHILGARNIPLSQLKQRMNEVRTDQPVYLYCQSGARSRQAAEVLKKKRGCEDLNYLKGGFKKWTGKIKKK; from the coding sequence ATGGAATGGATTTTATGGGCTATATTATTAGGATTACTAGTTTTTATTATTGTAAAACGTCTTATTAAACCAAAGTATTTGACAGAATTAACACAAGAAGACTTTATTAAAGGCTATCGCAAAGCTCAACTTATAGATGTAAGAGAACCAAAAGAGTACGATGGTGGCCATATTTTAGGAGCACGTAACATTCCACTTTCTCAATTAAAACAAAGAATGAACGAGGTTCGTACTGATCAACCTGTTTATTTATACTGTCAATCAGGTGCAAGAAGTCGACAAGCTGCAGAAGTATTAAAGAAAAAACGCGGATGCGAGGACCTTAATTACCTTAAAGGCGGATTTAAAAAATGGACAGGAAAGATTAAAAAGAAATAG
- the gcvPB gene encoding aminomethyl-transferring glycine dehydrogenase subunit GcvPB: MSKNQPLIFEMSKPGRISHSLPECDVPEVDLSELIPNEFVRTNEPELPEVSELQLMRHYTALSKRNHGVDSGFYPLGSCTMKYNPKINENVARYEGFAHIHPYQEEEQVQGALELLFELQESLAEITGMDEVTLQPAAGAHGEWTGLMLIRAYHEANGDTHRTKVIVPDSAHGTNPASATVAGFNSVTVRTDENGLVDLEHLKEVVGEDTAALMLTNPNTLGLFEEYIVEMATIIHNAGGKLYYDGANSNAILGIARPGDMGFDVVHLNLHKTFTGPHGGGGPGSGPVGVKKDLIPYLPKPLIVKDGETYRLDYNRPDSIGRVKPYYGNFGINVRAYTYIRTMGSVGLRLVSEYAVLNANYMMRRLEPYFDLPYQQHCKHEFVLSGKRQKKLGVRTLDMAKRLLDFGYHPPTIYFPLNVEECMMIEPTETESKETLDEFIDVMIQIAKEVEDNPEIVQEAPHHTVIGRLDETTAARKPVLRFEK; encoded by the coding sequence ATGAGTAAAAATCAACCTTTAATCTTTGAAATGAGTAAGCCAGGACGTATTAGTCATAGCCTACCTGAATGTGATGTTCCAGAAGTAGACTTATCAGAATTAATTCCTAATGAATTTGTCCGTACAAATGAACCTGAACTTCCAGAAGTTTCAGAGCTTCAATTGATGCGTCATTATACGGCATTATCAAAACGGAATCATGGAGTTGACTCAGGATTTTATCCTCTCGGTTCATGTACGATGAAGTACAATCCAAAAATTAATGAGAATGTGGCTCGCTATGAAGGTTTTGCTCATATTCATCCGTATCAAGAGGAAGAGCAAGTCCAAGGTGCATTAGAGTTATTATTTGAACTACAAGAATCATTGGCTGAAATTACAGGGATGGATGAGGTTACACTACAGCCTGCTGCAGGTGCTCACGGTGAATGGACAGGATTAATGTTAATTCGTGCTTACCATGAGGCAAATGGAGATACTCACCGTACGAAAGTCATTGTTCCAGACTCAGCTCACGGTACAAATCCAGCTTCAGCTACAGTGGCAGGTTTCAATTCGGTTACGGTTCGTACGGATGAAAATGGATTAGTAGATTTAGAACACTTAAAAGAAGTAGTTGGAGAAGATACAGCTGCTCTAATGCTCACAAATCCAAATACATTAGGACTTTTCGAAGAATATATCGTTGAAATGGCAACCATTATTCATAACGCTGGTGGTAAACTTTATTATGATGGTGCAAATTCAAACGCAATTCTTGGAATTGCCCGTCCAGGAGATATGGGATTTGACGTTGTTCATTTAAATTTACACAAAACGTTTACGGGCCCTCACGGTGGCGGTGGTCCTGGTTCTGGTCCTGTTGGAGTAAAGAAAGATTTAATTCCTTATTTACCAAAACCTTTAATCGTTAAAGACGGAGAAACATATCGTCTTGATTATAACCGTCCAGATTCAATTGGCCGTGTCAAACCTTATTACGGTAACTTTGGCATTAATGTTCGTGCCTATACTTATATTCGTACGATGGGGTCTGTTGGACTACGCCTTGTATCAGAATATGCGGTATTGAATGCGAATTATATGATGAGACGTCTTGAACCTTACTTTGATTTACCTTATCAACAACATTGTAAGCATGAGTTTGTTTTATCTGGAAAACGTCAAAAGAAATTAGGTGTACGTACGCTAGACATGGCGAAACGCCTACTAGATTTCGGATATCATCCACCAACGATTTACTTCCCGTTAAATGTGGAAGAGTGTATGATGATTGAACCAACAGAAACGGAATCAAAAGAAACTCTCGATGAATTTATTGATGTCATGATCCAAATTGCTAAAGAAGTAGAAGATAATCCTGAAATTGTCCAAGAAGCTCCTCATCATACGGTAATTGGCCGTTTAGATGAGACGACAGCAGCGAGAAAACCAGTGTTACGCTTTGAAAAATAA
- the gcvPA gene encoding aminomethyl-transferring glycine dehydrogenase subunit GcvPA has product MSFRYLPMTESDKQEMLETVGVQSIEELFYDIPEEIRFKGKLNIREALAEPDLVKYLQGLANKNTNIKQMPSFLGAGVYEHYIPSVVDHVISRSEFYTAYTPYQPEISQGELQAIFEYQTMICELTGMDIANSSMYDGPTALAEAAMMSAGHTKKKQILVSKAVHPEARDVLKTNAKGQNLTVVEVDINEGVTDLEDLKAKYDSETACVIVQYPNFFGAIENLTAIEEITHSEKGMFIVSSNPLALGALKPPGEFGADIVIGDAQPFGIPTQFGGPHCGYFATTKKLMRKIPGRLVGQTTDDQGQRGYVLTLQAREQHIRREKATSNICSNQALNALAASVAMTAIGKSGVKEMALQNIQKAAYGKKKLQEEGVEVVSSHPTFNEFVVKLSKPVKEVNQALYTKGMIGGYDLGKTYPELEGHMLVTITEIRTKSEIDQFAKEMGAAIHE; this is encoded by the coding sequence ATGAGTTTTCGATATTTACCGATGACCGAGTCTGATAAGCAGGAGATGCTTGAGACAGTCGGCGTGCAGTCGATTGAAGAGCTTTTTTATGATATACCTGAAGAAATACGTTTTAAGGGAAAGTTAAATATTAGAGAAGCACTTGCAGAACCCGATTTAGTAAAATACCTTCAAGGTCTCGCCAATAAAAATACAAATATAAAACAAATGCCATCCTTTTTAGGTGCCGGTGTTTATGAGCATTACATTCCTTCAGTCGTGGATCATGTGATTTCTCGTTCTGAATTTTATACAGCTTACACACCTTATCAGCCAGAAATTTCCCAAGGTGAATTACAAGCGATTTTTGAATACCAAACGATGATTTGTGAATTAACAGGAATGGATATTGCGAACTCCTCGATGTATGATGGACCAACTGCGCTTGCAGAAGCAGCGATGATGAGTGCTGGGCATACGAAAAAGAAGCAAATACTCGTATCGAAGGCAGTTCATCCTGAAGCTCGTGACGTGTTAAAGACGAATGCAAAAGGTCAAAACTTGACAGTAGTTGAAGTGGATATTAATGAGGGTGTTACCGATTTAGAAGATTTAAAAGCAAAATATGATAGTGAAACTGCATGTGTGATCGTTCAGTATCCGAACTTCTTTGGCGCGATTGAAAATTTAACGGCAATTGAAGAAATTACGCATTCAGAAAAAGGTATGTTTATCGTTTCAAGTAATCCTTTAGCATTAGGGGCATTAAAGCCACCAGGTGAATTCGGAGCTGATATCGTCATCGGGGATGCTCAACCGTTTGGTATACCAACCCAATTCGGTGGACCGCATTGTGGATATTTCGCAACAACGAAAAAGCTGATGCGTAAAATTCCAGGACGTCTTGTTGGTCAAACAACCGATGATCAAGGTCAACGTGGTTACGTTCTGACATTACAAGCTCGTGAACAACATATTCGCCGTGAAAAAGCCACATCTAATATTTGTTCAAATCAGGCATTAAACGCATTAGCCGCATCGGTAGCGATGACCGCGATTGGAAAATCGGGTGTAAAAGAAATGGCGCTTCAAAACATCCAGAAAGCAGCATACGGGAAAAAGAAATTACAAGAAGAAGGGGTAGAAGTAGTTTCTTCTCATCCGACGTTTAATGAATTTGTTGTTAAGTTAAGTAAACCTGTAAAAGAAGTGAATCAAGCTCTTTATACAAAAGGAATGATCGGTGGTTACGATTTAGGCAAAACGTATCCTGAGTTAGAAGGACATATGTTAGTAACGATTACTGAAATTCGTACAAAGTCTGAAATTGACCAGTTTGCTAAAGAAATGGGGGCGGCTATCCATGAGTAA
- the gcvT gene encoding glycine cleavage system aminomethyltransferase GcvT: MSTLKRTPLFDMYKELGAKTIDFGGWDLPVQFSSIKEEHEAVRSKSGLFDVSHMGEIEVKGEKALAFLQHVMTNDLANMEDGQARYTLMCYENGGTVDDLLVYKRSDQDYLLVVNAANTEKDASWLESHIIDGVELVNVSDHVAQLAIQGPLSEAVLQRLTEEDLSTIGFFRFKDKVIVAGVPSLVSRSGYTGEDGFEIYCDEKDAAKLWAAILKEGKNGEVVPCGLGARDTLRFEAKLPLYGQELTRDISPLEAGLGFAVKVDKEADFIGKAALKKQKEEGTTRKLVGLEMIDKGIPRTGYEVFSGDQQVGIVTTGTQSPTLKKNIGLAIVDKEFTAIDTEVEVQVRKKRLRAKVIQTPFYKRQK; encoded by the coding sequence ATGTCGACTTTAAAAAGAACACCTTTGTTTGATATGTATAAAGAGCTTGGGGCTAAAACAATTGATTTTGGTGGATGGGACTTACCTGTTCAATTTTCTAGCATTAAAGAAGAGCATGAAGCAGTCCGTTCAAAATCAGGCCTTTTTGATGTATCCCATATGGGTGAGATTGAAGTAAAGGGTGAAAAGGCATTAGCGTTTCTTCAACATGTCATGACGAATGATCTTGCGAATATGGAGGATGGTCAAGCGAGATATACTTTGATGTGTTATGAAAATGGTGGAACTGTAGATGATTTACTCGTATATAAACGTAGTGATCAAGACTACCTTCTCGTTGTGAATGCAGCGAATACAGAAAAAGATGCAAGTTGGCTTGAGAGTCATATCATTGATGGGGTTGAGTTAGTGAATGTATCTGACCATGTAGCCCAACTTGCTATTCAAGGTCCATTATCAGAAGCAGTTCTCCAGCGATTGACAGAAGAGGACTTATCGACGATTGGCTTTTTCCGATTTAAAGACAAAGTAATCGTAGCTGGAGTTCCATCGCTTGTATCTCGTTCAGGATATACAGGTGAAGATGGCTTTGAAATTTATTGTGATGAAAAAGATGCAGCAAAGCTTTGGGCAGCAATTCTAAAAGAGGGGAAGAACGGTGAAGTCGTTCCATGTGGGTTAGGCGCAAGGGATACTTTACGTTTCGAAGCCAAATTACCTCTTTACGGACAAGAGCTTACTCGTGATATATCACCTCTTGAAGCAGGACTTGGTTTCGCGGTCAAAGTGGATAAAGAAGCTGATTTTATCGGCAAGGCCGCGCTTAAGAAACAAAAAGAAGAGGGAACAACGAGAAAGTTGGTTGGTCTTGAAATGATCGATAAAGGTATCCCACGGACAGGATATGAAGTATTTTCTGGTGATCAACAAGTTGGAATTGTTACGACTGGAACACAGTCACCGACACTAAAGAAAAATATCGGCCTTGCGATAGTTGATAAAGAATTTACAGCAATTGACACAGAAGTAGAAGTTCAAGTAAGAAAAAAACGTTTAAGAGCAAAAGTCATTCAAACACCATTTTATAAAAGACAAAAATAG
- a CDS encoding DEAD/DEAH box helicase has protein sequence MNIDVLFQTSWKEEFCKRLDEDGPWANWELFQLAYEAEQHLSIPEFHGLQAPKHLPHLEPYPHQIEVAKTVIEKMNGKAILADEVGLGKTIEAGLILKEYMIRGLAKKVLILVPASLVSQWAYELNQKFHIPAVAQKKAYVWDQCDVVVASIDTAKRNPHFELVMKQDYDLIIIDEAHKLKNPKTKNYEFVKNLKKKFCLLLTATPVQNRLDEIFNLVSLLKPGHLGDLSTFEKNYRSNKRAPKNDEQLRELINKVMVRNRREETGIEWTKRIVRTIPITFSKEERALYDAISSLKHDPNVLTSSFTMLTLQREICSSREAAFMTLKNMIEKAKEEGRTLNNADRFIKMIENIKQNSKAEKALEIIQGINDKVIIFTEYRATQLYLQWFLKQHGISSVPFRGGFKRGKKDWMRQLFQNHAQVLIATEAGGEGINLQFCSHIINYDLPWNPMRIEQRIGRIHRLGQKNDVHIYNFAVEDTVEQHILKLLYEKINLFERVVGELDDILTQLELPSLEEHVSEILLHSDSEGEIRVKMDHLSAVINDITPNVEDEEGPDTHATATHS, from the coding sequence TTGAATATAGACGTTTTATTTCAGACATCTTGGAAAGAAGAATTTTGCAAAAGGTTAGATGAGGACGGTCCCTGGGCCAATTGGGAGTTATTTCAATTAGCTTATGAAGCAGAACAGCATCTTTCCATTCCTGAGTTTCATGGGCTGCAAGCTCCTAAACATTTGCCACACTTAGAACCGTACCCTCATCAAATTGAAGTGGCTAAAACTGTAATAGAAAAGATGAACGGAAAAGCGATTTTAGCTGATGAAGTGGGTTTAGGTAAAACAATCGAAGCTGGACTTATTTTAAAAGAATATATGATTCGTGGATTAGCAAAAAAAGTGTTAATTCTAGTTCCTGCATCGCTTGTTTCTCAATGGGCTTATGAGCTTAATCAAAAATTTCATATTCCAGCTGTGGCCCAAAAGAAAGCTTATGTATGGGATCAATGTGATGTTGTTGTTGCCTCCATTGATACAGCAAAGCGTAACCCACACTTTGAACTTGTTATGAAGCAAGATTACGACCTCATCATTATTGATGAAGCACATAAATTAAAAAATCCCAAAACAAAAAATTATGAGTTTGTTAAAAACTTAAAGAAAAAGTTTTGCTTACTACTTACAGCTACACCTGTACAAAATCGACTTGATGAGATCTTTAATCTCGTCTCTCTATTAAAACCTGGCCATTTAGGGGACCTCTCTACCTTTGAAAAAAACTACCGATCGAATAAACGAGCTCCTAAAAATGACGAGCAACTACGTGAACTCATTAATAAAGTCATGGTTAGGAATCGGCGGGAAGAAACAGGTATCGAATGGACAAAACGAATTGTTCGAACGATTCCAATTACATTTAGTAAAGAAGAAAGAGCACTATATGATGCCATTTCTTCTTTAAAACACGATCCTAATGTTCTTACTAGCAGTTTCACAATGCTTACGTTGCAACGTGAAATTTGTTCCAGCCGTGAAGCTGCCTTCATGACATTAAAAAACATGATTGAGAAGGCAAAAGAAGAAGGACGTACCTTAAATAATGCGGATCGTTTTATTAAAATGATTGAGAATATAAAACAAAACTCTAAGGCTGAAAAAGCGCTTGAAATAATTCAAGGAATAAATGATAAAGTCATTATCTTCACTGAATATAGAGCAACTCAACTTTATTTACAGTGGTTTTTAAAGCAGCACGGTATATCTTCAGTCCCATTTCGTGGTGGGTTTAAACGCGGTAAAAAGGATTGGATGCGACAACTTTTTCAAAACCATGCTCAAGTTCTCATTGCAACTGAAGCTGGAGGCGAAGGGATCAACCTTCAATTTTGTAGCCACATTATAAACTATGACCTACCATGGAATCCAATGCGGATCGAACAACGAATTGGTCGGATTCACCGGTTAGGTCAGAAAAACGACGTTCATATTTATAATTTTGCTGTTGAAGATACGGTTGAGCAGCATATTCTTAAACTGCTCTATGAAAAAATTAATTTATTCGAACGAGTTGTCGGAGAGCTAGACGACATACTAACTCAATTAGAGCTTCCTTCACTCGAAGAACATGTATCTGAAATTCTGCTGCATTCAGATTCAGAAGGAGAAATTCGAGTGAAAATGGATCATTTATCAGCCGTTATTAATGATATTACTCCAAATGTGGAAGACGAGGAGGGACCTGATACTCATGCAACAGCAACACATTCATAA